The following are encoded in a window of Rosa chinensis cultivar Old Blush chromosome 4, RchiOBHm-V2, whole genome shotgun sequence genomic DNA:
- the LOC112196198 gene encoding disease resistance protein RPM1 isoform X2 — MASSVTDLLIGKIVAILENEGTTIASVRDEVDSIKEELRSMKAFLVDAEASTAKTEGEKLRVESIRDLAYDVEDIIDEFMYHMYEKQSGSRFSRRLHKTICFPKCLWFRRKTAKRLQKITKKIKDIPGRNQRYGVGLVAGATTSEDIHKLVQNQAESSFFIMENELVGIEGKKQILMGWLMDEEQHQTVISVVGMGGSGKTTLVAKTFNNERVKRHFDCYAWITVSQTYAVVDLFRSLIMEFHKSRKEDFPANLNAMSRKELLELLVNYLESKKYLVVLDDVWDIKIWREIKVSLQERQLGSRIIVTTRKEDVASNSFGVRSHVHHIQPLLKNEAWELFCKKSFSSNEHKTCPPDFASLACQLVEKCEGLPLAIVALGGLMSSKKLLDQWQQVCNSLNWHLDNNPLLDHVKHILLLSFNDLPSQLKHCFLYCSLFPEDFSIKRKRLIRLWIAEGFVENVKGITPEEVADGYLWELCFRSMLQVVERNGTGRPKEVKMHDLMRDLALLTAEKEKFGLVYDGREVMEDISTRRLSIHKLEGEFKSWPGMSKIRSLLGFATDMSSLTFSNTLVCQFKLLRTLDLEDVQIGKLPGAVVYLFNLRYLNLKGTLIEELPKSIGRLRNLQFLNLWRTKIESLPPAIAKLLNLRHLIVYRFTGNHLDFTENRLAFKLASGTRAPSNICKLQKLQCLSIIESEGDTGRLIGNMTQLRSIGISNVKERDEIDLWVSIEKLNLLQSLILMASNEEEILPVKAQCPPLPHLQKLYLIGKLQNVIPWFSSLHSLTTLLLHWSRLEEDLLLQIEALPNLTKLYLRNAYVGDELCFRRGFVKLERLELFNFASLKNITIDEGVMPNLRYLWVDSCMQLKTVPLGLEYLSNLQTLGLENVPMEVIRPIRKGGVNRSKNRSSDSSLRSINLRRFDAV; from the exons ATGGCCTCATCTGTCACAGACCTCTTAATTGGAAAAATTGTGGCAATTCTTGAGAACGAAGGAACAACCATAGCCAGTGTTCGTGATGAAGTTGATAGCATTAAGGAGGAGCTTCGAAGCATGAAAGCTTTCTTAGTGGATGCAGAGGCCAGCACAGCAAAAACTGAAGGAGAGAAATTGCGGGTTGAAAGCATCAGAGACTTAGCCTATGATGTTGAAGATATCATTGATGAATTCATGTATCACATGTATGAGAAGCAAAGTGGGAGTCGATTTTCAAGGAGGCTACACAAAACCATTTGCTTTCCAAAATGTCTTTGGTTTAGACGTAAAACTGCAAAGAGGTTACAGAAAATCACTAAAAAGATCAAAGACATTCCAGGGAGGAATCAAAGGTACGGTGTTGGCCTTGTAGCAGGAGCAACTACATCTGAAGATATTCACAAATTGGTGCAGAACCAAGCTGAGTCTTCGTTTTTCATTATGGAAAACGAACTGGTTGGGATTGAAGGCAAGAAGCAAATACTAATGGGATGGCTCATGGATGAAGAGCAACACCAAACTGTTATATCTGTGGTTGGTATGGGAGGTTCTGGAAAGACAACTCTAGTTGCCAAGACCTTCAACAATGAAAGGGTGAAGAGACATTTTGATTGTTATGCATGGATTACCGTTTCCCAAACGTATGCTGTGGTAGACTTGTTTCGAAGCTTGATCATGGAATTCCACAAATCTAGGAAGGAAGATTTCCCTGCAAATTTGAATGCCATGAGCCGCAAGGAATTGCTAGAGTTACTAGTTAACTACTTGGAGTCCAAAAAATACCTGGTTGTTCTAGATGACGTGTGGGATATAAAAATTTGGAGAGAAATAAAGGTATCACTTCAAGAGAGGCAACTCGGAAGTCGAATTATAGTTACAACTCGAAAAGAAGATGTAGCATCCAATTCTTTTGGAGTTAGAAGCCATGTTCACCATATTCAACCCCTGCTAAAGAATGAGGCTTGGGAGCTCTTCTGCAAAAAATCATTCTCATCTAATGAGCACAAAACTTGTCCACCTGATTTTGCGTCATTAGCTTGCCAACTTGTGGAGAAGTGTGAAGGCCTTCCTCTGGCTATTGTGGCTTTAGGGGGTCTTATGTCTTCCAAGAAGTTGCTGGATCAATGGCAGCAAGTCTGCAACAGCTTGAATTGGCATCTAGATAACAATCCATTGCTAGACCATGTGAAACACATCTTGTTGCTGAGTTTCAATGATTTGCCATCTCAATTGAAACATTGCTTCCTCTATTGTTCTCTTTTCCCAGAAGATTTTTCAATTAAGAGAAAAAGGCTTATTAGATTGTGGATAGCCGAAGGATTTGTTGAAAATGTGAAAGGGATCACGCCCGAAGAAGTTGCAGATGGCTATCTCTGGGAACTCTGCTTCCGTAGCATGTTACAAGTTGTTGAGAGAAATGGAACAGGAAGGCCAAAAGAAGTTAAGATGCATGATCTGATGCGAGATCTTGCTTTGTTGACTGCCGAGAAGGAAAAGTTTGGTCTTGTATACGACGGGAGAGAAGTAATGGAAGACATCTCAACCCGTCGCTTGTCAATTCACAAATTGGAAGGAGAATTTAAATCATGGCCGGGTATGTCAAAGATTCGTTCTCTTCTTGGCTTTGCAACTGACATGTCCTCATTGACTTTCTCAAACACACTGGTTTGTCAATTCAAATTGTTGAGGACTCTAGACTTGGAGGATGTCCAAATTGGTAAACTGCCAGGTGCAGTTGTTTACTTGTTCAACTTGAGATACTTAAATCTGAAGGGCACTTTAATCGAGGAACTTCCAAAGTCTATAGGGCGTCTCCGCAACCTTCAATTTTTGAACCTGTGGCGTACTAAGATAGAGTCACTTCCACCAGCAATTGCAAAGTTGCTGAACCTGCGCCATCTAATTGTGTATCGCTTCACTGGAAACCATCTGGACTTCACTGAAAACCGTCTGGCCTTCAAACTTGCGAGTGGGACAAGAGCGCCATCAAATATTTGTAAGTTGCAGAAATTGCAATGTTTATCAATTATTGAATCAGAAGGGGACACTGGTAGACTTATCGGCAACATGACTCAACTTAGGAGCATCGGCATATCGAATGTGAAAGAAAGAGATGAGATTGACCTTTGGGTCTCAATTGAAAAGTTGAATCTGCTTCAAAGTTTGATTTTAATGGCAAGTAATGAAGAGGAAATTCTTCCGGTGAAAGCACAATGTCCCCCTCTTCCGCACCTTCAAAAGCTTTATTTGATTGGCAAACTGCAAAACGTAATACCTTGGTTTTCTTCATTGCATAGCCTCACAACTCTGCTTTTGCATTGGTCTAGACTTGAAGAGGATTTACTACTTCAAATTGAAGCACTGCCTAATCTAACAAAGCTTTATCTTCGTAATGCATATGTTGGGGACGAGTTGTGTTTCCGCAGAGGATTTGTAAAGCTGGAGAGGTTGGAGTTGTTCAATTTTGCCTCATTGAAAAATATAACTATAGATGAAGGGGTGATGCCAAATCTTCGGTACTTATGGGTTGACAGCTGCATGCAGTTGAAGACAGTGCCATTGGGCCTTGAATACCTTTCTAATTTACAAACTTTGGGTCTGGAAAATGTTCCCATGGAAGTTATAAGGCCTATTCGGAAAGGAGGTGTAAATCGCTCTAAG AATCGATCAAGTGATTCAAGTTTGAGAAGTATAAATTTAAGAAGATTTGACGCAGTTTGA
- the LOC112196198 gene encoding disease resistance protein RPM1 isoform X3, translated as MASSVTDLLIGKIVAILENEGTTIASVRDEVDSIKEELRSMKAFLVDAEASTAKTEGEKLRVESIRDLAYDVEDIIDEFMYHMYEKQSGSRFSRRLHKTICFPKCLWFRRKTAKRLQKITKKIKDIPGRNQRYGVGLVAGATTSEDIHKLVQNQAESSFFIMENELVGIEGKKQILMGWLMDEEQHQTVISVVGMGGSGKTTLVAKTFNNERVKRHFDCYAWITVSQTYAVVDLFRSLIMEFHKSRKEDFPANLNAMSRKELLELLVNYLESKKYLVVLDDVWDIKIWREIKVSLQERQLGSRIIVTTRKEDVASNSFGVRSHVHHIQPLLKNEAWELFCKKSFSSNEHKTCPPDFASLACQLVEKCEGLPLAIVALGGLMSSKKLLDQWQQVCNSLNWHLDNNPLLDHVKHILLLSFNDLPSQLKHCFLYCSLFPEDFSIKRKRLIRLWIAEGFVENVKGITPEEVADGYLWELCFRSMLQVVERNGTGRPKEVKMHDLMRDLALLTAEKEKFGLVYDGREVMEDISTRRLSIHKLEGEFKSWPGMSKIRSLLGFATDMSSLTFSNTLVCQFKLLRTLDLEDVQIGKLPGAVVYLFNLRYLNLKGTLIEELPKSIGRLRNLQFLNLWRTKIESLPPAIAKLLNLRHLIVYRFTGNHLDFTENRLAFKLASGTRAPSNICKLQKLQCLSIIESEGDTGRLIGNMTQLRSIGISNVKERDEIDLWVSIEKLNLLQSLILMASNEEEILPVKAQCPPLPHLQKLYLIGKLQNVIPWFSSLHSLTTLLLHWSRLEEDLLLQIEALPNLTKLYLRNAYVGDELCFRRGFVKLERLELFNFASLKNITIDEGVMPNLRYLWVDSCMQLKTVPLGLEYLSNLQTLGLENVPMEVIRPIRKGGVNRSKSNSERSC; from the exons ATGGCCTCATCTGTCACAGACCTCTTAATTGGAAAAATTGTGGCAATTCTTGAGAACGAAGGAACAACCATAGCCAGTGTTCGTGATGAAGTTGATAGCATTAAGGAGGAGCTTCGAAGCATGAAAGCTTTCTTAGTGGATGCAGAGGCCAGCACAGCAAAAACTGAAGGAGAGAAATTGCGGGTTGAAAGCATCAGAGACTTAGCCTATGATGTTGAAGATATCATTGATGAATTCATGTATCACATGTATGAGAAGCAAAGTGGGAGTCGATTTTCAAGGAGGCTACACAAAACCATTTGCTTTCCAAAATGTCTTTGGTTTAGACGTAAAACTGCAAAGAGGTTACAGAAAATCACTAAAAAGATCAAAGACATTCCAGGGAGGAATCAAAGGTACGGTGTTGGCCTTGTAGCAGGAGCAACTACATCTGAAGATATTCACAAATTGGTGCAGAACCAAGCTGAGTCTTCGTTTTTCATTATGGAAAACGAACTGGTTGGGATTGAAGGCAAGAAGCAAATACTAATGGGATGGCTCATGGATGAAGAGCAACACCAAACTGTTATATCTGTGGTTGGTATGGGAGGTTCTGGAAAGACAACTCTAGTTGCCAAGACCTTCAACAATGAAAGGGTGAAGAGACATTTTGATTGTTATGCATGGATTACCGTTTCCCAAACGTATGCTGTGGTAGACTTGTTTCGAAGCTTGATCATGGAATTCCACAAATCTAGGAAGGAAGATTTCCCTGCAAATTTGAATGCCATGAGCCGCAAGGAATTGCTAGAGTTACTAGTTAACTACTTGGAGTCCAAAAAATACCTGGTTGTTCTAGATGACGTGTGGGATATAAAAATTTGGAGAGAAATAAAGGTATCACTTCAAGAGAGGCAACTCGGAAGTCGAATTATAGTTACAACTCGAAAAGAAGATGTAGCATCCAATTCTTTTGGAGTTAGAAGCCATGTTCACCATATTCAACCCCTGCTAAAGAATGAGGCTTGGGAGCTCTTCTGCAAAAAATCATTCTCATCTAATGAGCACAAAACTTGTCCACCTGATTTTGCGTCATTAGCTTGCCAACTTGTGGAGAAGTGTGAAGGCCTTCCTCTGGCTATTGTGGCTTTAGGGGGTCTTATGTCTTCCAAGAAGTTGCTGGATCAATGGCAGCAAGTCTGCAACAGCTTGAATTGGCATCTAGATAACAATCCATTGCTAGACCATGTGAAACACATCTTGTTGCTGAGTTTCAATGATTTGCCATCTCAATTGAAACATTGCTTCCTCTATTGTTCTCTTTTCCCAGAAGATTTTTCAATTAAGAGAAAAAGGCTTATTAGATTGTGGATAGCCGAAGGATTTGTTGAAAATGTGAAAGGGATCACGCCCGAAGAAGTTGCAGATGGCTATCTCTGGGAACTCTGCTTCCGTAGCATGTTACAAGTTGTTGAGAGAAATGGAACAGGAAGGCCAAAAGAAGTTAAGATGCATGATCTGATGCGAGATCTTGCTTTGTTGACTGCCGAGAAGGAAAAGTTTGGTCTTGTATACGACGGGAGAGAAGTAATGGAAGACATCTCAACCCGTCGCTTGTCAATTCACAAATTGGAAGGAGAATTTAAATCATGGCCGGGTATGTCAAAGATTCGTTCTCTTCTTGGCTTTGCAACTGACATGTCCTCATTGACTTTCTCAAACACACTGGTTTGTCAATTCAAATTGTTGAGGACTCTAGACTTGGAGGATGTCCAAATTGGTAAACTGCCAGGTGCAGTTGTTTACTTGTTCAACTTGAGATACTTAAATCTGAAGGGCACTTTAATCGAGGAACTTCCAAAGTCTATAGGGCGTCTCCGCAACCTTCAATTTTTGAACCTGTGGCGTACTAAGATAGAGTCACTTCCACCAGCAATTGCAAAGTTGCTGAACCTGCGCCATCTAATTGTGTATCGCTTCACTGGAAACCATCTGGACTTCACTGAAAACCGTCTGGCCTTCAAACTTGCGAGTGGGACAAGAGCGCCATCAAATATTTGTAAGTTGCAGAAATTGCAATGTTTATCAATTATTGAATCAGAAGGGGACACTGGTAGACTTATCGGCAACATGACTCAACTTAGGAGCATCGGCATATCGAATGTGAAAGAAAGAGATGAGATTGACCTTTGGGTCTCAATTGAAAAGTTGAATCTGCTTCAAAGTTTGATTTTAATGGCAAGTAATGAAGAGGAAATTCTTCCGGTGAAAGCACAATGTCCCCCTCTTCCGCACCTTCAAAAGCTTTATTTGATTGGCAAACTGCAAAACGTAATACCTTGGTTTTCTTCATTGCATAGCCTCACAACTCTGCTTTTGCATTGGTCTAGACTTGAAGAGGATTTACTACTTCAAATTGAAGCACTGCCTAATCTAACAAAGCTTTATCTTCGTAATGCATATGTTGGGGACGAGTTGTGTTTCCGCAGAGGATTTGTAAAGCTGGAGAGGTTGGAGTTGTTCAATTTTGCCTCATTGAAAAATATAACTATAGATGAAGGGGTGATGCCAAATCTTCGGTACTTATGGGTTGACAGCTGCATGCAGTTGAAGACAGTGCCATTGGGCCTTGAATACCTTTCTAATTTACAAACTTTGGGTCTGGAAAATGTTCCCATGGAAGTTATAAGGCCTATTCGGAAAGGAGGTGTAAATCGCTCTAAG TCAAACAGTGAAAGAAGTTGTTGA
- the LOC112196198 gene encoding disease resistance protein RPM1 isoform X1: MASSVTDLLIGKIVAILENEGTTIASVRDEVDSIKEELRSMKAFLVDAEASTAKTEGEKLRVESIRDLAYDVEDIIDEFMYHMYEKQSGSRFSRRLHKTICFPKCLWFRRKTAKRLQKITKKIKDIPGRNQRYGVGLVAGATTSEDIHKLVQNQAESSFFIMENELVGIEGKKQILMGWLMDEEQHQTVISVVGMGGSGKTTLVAKTFNNERVKRHFDCYAWITVSQTYAVVDLFRSLIMEFHKSRKEDFPANLNAMSRKELLELLVNYLESKKYLVVLDDVWDIKIWREIKVSLQERQLGSRIIVTTRKEDVASNSFGVRSHVHHIQPLLKNEAWELFCKKSFSSNEHKTCPPDFASLACQLVEKCEGLPLAIVALGGLMSSKKLLDQWQQVCNSLNWHLDNNPLLDHVKHILLLSFNDLPSQLKHCFLYCSLFPEDFSIKRKRLIRLWIAEGFVENVKGITPEEVADGYLWELCFRSMLQVVERNGTGRPKEVKMHDLMRDLALLTAEKEKFGLVYDGREVMEDISTRRLSIHKLEGEFKSWPGMSKIRSLLGFATDMSSLTFSNTLVCQFKLLRTLDLEDVQIGKLPGAVVYLFNLRYLNLKGTLIEELPKSIGRLRNLQFLNLWRTKIESLPPAIAKLLNLRHLIVYRFTGNHLDFTENRLAFKLASGTRAPSNICKLQKLQCLSIIESEGDTGRLIGNMTQLRSIGISNVKERDEIDLWVSIEKLNLLQSLILMASNEEEILPVKAQCPPLPHLQKLYLIGKLQNVIPWFSSLHSLTTLLLHWSRLEEDLLLQIEALPNLTKLYLRNAYVGDELCFRRGFVKLERLELFNFASLKNITIDEGVMPNLRYLWVDSCMQLKTVPLGLEYLSNLQTLGLENVPMEVIRPIRKGGVNRSKVQHIPEIKHFFLRSSKRVYENLA; this comes from the coding sequence ATGGCCTCATCTGTCACAGACCTCTTAATTGGAAAAATTGTGGCAATTCTTGAGAACGAAGGAACAACCATAGCCAGTGTTCGTGATGAAGTTGATAGCATTAAGGAGGAGCTTCGAAGCATGAAAGCTTTCTTAGTGGATGCAGAGGCCAGCACAGCAAAAACTGAAGGAGAGAAATTGCGGGTTGAAAGCATCAGAGACTTAGCCTATGATGTTGAAGATATCATTGATGAATTCATGTATCACATGTATGAGAAGCAAAGTGGGAGTCGATTTTCAAGGAGGCTACACAAAACCATTTGCTTTCCAAAATGTCTTTGGTTTAGACGTAAAACTGCAAAGAGGTTACAGAAAATCACTAAAAAGATCAAAGACATTCCAGGGAGGAATCAAAGGTACGGTGTTGGCCTTGTAGCAGGAGCAACTACATCTGAAGATATTCACAAATTGGTGCAGAACCAAGCTGAGTCTTCGTTTTTCATTATGGAAAACGAACTGGTTGGGATTGAAGGCAAGAAGCAAATACTAATGGGATGGCTCATGGATGAAGAGCAACACCAAACTGTTATATCTGTGGTTGGTATGGGAGGTTCTGGAAAGACAACTCTAGTTGCCAAGACCTTCAACAATGAAAGGGTGAAGAGACATTTTGATTGTTATGCATGGATTACCGTTTCCCAAACGTATGCTGTGGTAGACTTGTTTCGAAGCTTGATCATGGAATTCCACAAATCTAGGAAGGAAGATTTCCCTGCAAATTTGAATGCCATGAGCCGCAAGGAATTGCTAGAGTTACTAGTTAACTACTTGGAGTCCAAAAAATACCTGGTTGTTCTAGATGACGTGTGGGATATAAAAATTTGGAGAGAAATAAAGGTATCACTTCAAGAGAGGCAACTCGGAAGTCGAATTATAGTTACAACTCGAAAAGAAGATGTAGCATCCAATTCTTTTGGAGTTAGAAGCCATGTTCACCATATTCAACCCCTGCTAAAGAATGAGGCTTGGGAGCTCTTCTGCAAAAAATCATTCTCATCTAATGAGCACAAAACTTGTCCACCTGATTTTGCGTCATTAGCTTGCCAACTTGTGGAGAAGTGTGAAGGCCTTCCTCTGGCTATTGTGGCTTTAGGGGGTCTTATGTCTTCCAAGAAGTTGCTGGATCAATGGCAGCAAGTCTGCAACAGCTTGAATTGGCATCTAGATAACAATCCATTGCTAGACCATGTGAAACACATCTTGTTGCTGAGTTTCAATGATTTGCCATCTCAATTGAAACATTGCTTCCTCTATTGTTCTCTTTTCCCAGAAGATTTTTCAATTAAGAGAAAAAGGCTTATTAGATTGTGGATAGCCGAAGGATTTGTTGAAAATGTGAAAGGGATCACGCCCGAAGAAGTTGCAGATGGCTATCTCTGGGAACTCTGCTTCCGTAGCATGTTACAAGTTGTTGAGAGAAATGGAACAGGAAGGCCAAAAGAAGTTAAGATGCATGATCTGATGCGAGATCTTGCTTTGTTGACTGCCGAGAAGGAAAAGTTTGGTCTTGTATACGACGGGAGAGAAGTAATGGAAGACATCTCAACCCGTCGCTTGTCAATTCACAAATTGGAAGGAGAATTTAAATCATGGCCGGGTATGTCAAAGATTCGTTCTCTTCTTGGCTTTGCAACTGACATGTCCTCATTGACTTTCTCAAACACACTGGTTTGTCAATTCAAATTGTTGAGGACTCTAGACTTGGAGGATGTCCAAATTGGTAAACTGCCAGGTGCAGTTGTTTACTTGTTCAACTTGAGATACTTAAATCTGAAGGGCACTTTAATCGAGGAACTTCCAAAGTCTATAGGGCGTCTCCGCAACCTTCAATTTTTGAACCTGTGGCGTACTAAGATAGAGTCACTTCCACCAGCAATTGCAAAGTTGCTGAACCTGCGCCATCTAATTGTGTATCGCTTCACTGGAAACCATCTGGACTTCACTGAAAACCGTCTGGCCTTCAAACTTGCGAGTGGGACAAGAGCGCCATCAAATATTTGTAAGTTGCAGAAATTGCAATGTTTATCAATTATTGAATCAGAAGGGGACACTGGTAGACTTATCGGCAACATGACTCAACTTAGGAGCATCGGCATATCGAATGTGAAAGAAAGAGATGAGATTGACCTTTGGGTCTCAATTGAAAAGTTGAATCTGCTTCAAAGTTTGATTTTAATGGCAAGTAATGAAGAGGAAATTCTTCCGGTGAAAGCACAATGTCCCCCTCTTCCGCACCTTCAAAAGCTTTATTTGATTGGCAAACTGCAAAACGTAATACCTTGGTTTTCTTCATTGCATAGCCTCACAACTCTGCTTTTGCATTGGTCTAGACTTGAAGAGGATTTACTACTTCAAATTGAAGCACTGCCTAATCTAACAAAGCTTTATCTTCGTAATGCATATGTTGGGGACGAGTTGTGTTTCCGCAGAGGATTTGTAAAGCTGGAGAGGTTGGAGTTGTTCAATTTTGCCTCATTGAAAAATATAACTATAGATGAAGGGGTGATGCCAAATCTTCGGTACTTATGGGTTGACAGCTGCATGCAGTTGAAGACAGTGCCATTGGGCCTTGAATACCTTTCTAATTTACAAACTTTGGGTCTGGAAAATGTTCCCATGGAAGTTATAAGGCCTATTCGGAAAGGAGGTGTAAATCGCTCTAAGGTACAACACATCCCTGAGATCAAACATTTTTTCCTACGATCATCCAAGAGGGTATATGAAAACTTGGCCTAG